From Ruminococcus sp. HUN007, a single genomic window includes:
- a CDS encoding ABC transporter ATP-binding protein — MKRLFKYLDGYRKYLFLGPFFKLLEAIFELIVPLVTAKIIDIGIAGGDTAYIKRMSGVIILLGFAGLTFALICQYFAAKCAFGFGTALRKALYSHINSLSRTETDKLGPATLTNRLINDTNAVQTGVNMAIRLGTRVPFLIIGAVVMAMSRDVKLSLIFLVTAPLISFIIWKIMSITIPMYRQNQKKLDRISLLTGENLEGIRVIRAFSKQDAENKSFREATEDLSRNVIMAGRIAAVLNPLTFMIINLAAAVIIWCGGFRVDSGDLTQGDITAFVSYMTSISLALIVLANLIGIFTKAFAATGRISEIFDMTSSMADGTESIIENDEPALEFDHVNFRYSGASEDSVTDISFALKKGESLGIIGGTGSGKSTIASLIPRFYDVTGGEIRIFGKNIKEYRLSEVRRFAVSVPQKAAVISGTVADNIRMGRPDATDDEIIAALKTAQAWEFVSKLPEGINSPVQQFGRNFSGGQKQRLTIARAVISKPAVLILDDSTSALDMQTDYLLRKAISEDLKDTSVIMISQRATSLKNADRIIVMEDGKCEGSGTNDELESSSPVYREIIDIQKAGE, encoded by the coding sequence TTGAAAAGACTCTTTAAATACCTTGACGGATACAGGAAATATCTTTTCCTGGGACCTTTTTTCAAGCTTCTCGAAGCTATATTTGAACTTATCGTTCCGCTCGTGACAGCTAAAATAATCGATATCGGTATAGCCGGCGGTGACACGGCATATATAAAACGAATGAGCGGAGTCATAATACTGCTCGGCTTCGCCGGACTTACCTTTGCTCTGATCTGCCAGTACTTCGCTGCAAAATGCGCATTCGGATTCGGCACAGCTCTCAGGAAGGCTCTCTACAGCCACATAAACTCGCTTTCAAGGACTGAAACAGACAAACTCGGTCCGGCAACACTTACAAACAGGCTCATAAATGACACCAATGCAGTTCAGACAGGTGTAAACATGGCCATAAGGCTCGGTACACGCGTGCCTTTCCTTATTATTGGTGCAGTGGTCATGGCCATGAGCCGTGACGTTAAACTCTCGCTTATTTTTCTTGTTACTGCTCCGCTGATCTCGTTCATAATATGGAAAATAATGAGTATTACTATTCCTATGTACCGGCAGAACCAGAAGAAACTTGACCGTATATCACTTCTGACCGGTGAAAACCTCGAAGGCATCAGGGTGATCCGTGCTTTTTCAAAGCAGGATGCAGAAAACAAAAGCTTCCGTGAAGCAACGGAAGATCTGAGCAGAAACGTGATCATGGCCGGAAGGATAGCAGCTGTACTGAATCCGCTGACTTTTATGATAATAAATCTGGCTGCAGCGGTCATCATCTGGTGCGGCGGCTTCAGAGTTGATTCCGGTGATCTTACGCAGGGCGATATCACTGCTTTCGTAAGCTATATGACCTCTATTTCCCTCGCCCTTATCGTACTTGCAAATCTTATCGGGATCTTCACCAAAGCCTTCGCTGCTACCGGAAGGATCTCTGAAATATTTGACATGACTTCATCGATGGCTGACGGAACGGAAAGCATAATTGAAAACGATGAGCCGGCACTTGAATTTGACCACGTAAATTTCAGGTATTCAGGTGCTTCCGAGGATTCGGTAACTGATATTTCATTTGCACTGAAAAAAGGCGAATCGCTTGGAATAATCGGCGGTACCGGAAGCGGAAAATCGACGATCGCATCACTTATACCCCGGTTTTATGACGTTACAGGCGGCGAGATAAGGATATTCGGAAAGAATATAAAGGAATACCGTCTTTCTGAAGTGCGGCGTTTTGCTGTATCCGTTCCGCAGAAAGCTGCCGTCATCTCCGGAACTGTTGCCGACAATATACGAATGGGCAGACCAGATGCGACGGATGACGAGATAATCGCAGCGCTCAAAACTGCTCAGGCCTGGGAATTCGTCAGTAAGCTTCCCGAAGGTATCAATTCCCCTGTTCAGCAGTTCGGACGCAACTTCTCCGGCGGCCAGAAACAGAGACTTACCATTGCCCGTGCAGTTATCTCGAAGCCGGCTGTACTCATCCTTGACGACAGCACAAGTGCTCTGGACATGCAGACCGATTATCTGCTGAGAAAGGCCATTTCGGAAGACCTTAAGGATACAAGCGTTATCATGATCTCACAGCGTGCAACTTCACTGAAGAACGCGGACAGAATAATCGTCATGGAAGACGGAAAATGCGAAGGTTCAGGTACGAATGACGAGCTTGAAAGCTCATCTCCTGTTTACCGCGAGATAATTGATATTCAGAAGGCAGGTGAATGA
- a CDS encoding AraC family transcriptional regulator, which produces MKIINAGYNHIHDSDFRIERPEGSGDNLLILLKTEGIFSVDGKDITVPENSVFVYRSGTPQYYRCVPRETFRNDWVHFQFEGDEEKEFLKLGLEYEKPVKVSDMNFLSFCVKKIATEFCSDNRNRDKSISCCMFLIFSKAGECTEKIAEESRENYYEVLSTVRNRIYSRPYEPRTAKGTAHEVRMSTSGFQHLYKKCFGVTLFQDIIRARIEYACMLLETTSLSAVEISQMSGYNHYAHFVRQFKEMTGTSPSEYRKTRI; this is translated from the coding sequence ATGAAAATTATCAATGCCGGTTACAATCATATCCATGACAGTGATTTCAGGATCGAAAGGCCGGAAGGCAGCGGTGACAATCTTCTTATACTGCTTAAAACAGAAGGTATATTCAGTGTGGACGGAAAGGATATTACCGTTCCTGAGAATTCTGTTTTTGTTTATCGTTCGGGAACTCCTCAGTATTACAGATGCGTGCCCCGCGAAACGTTCAGGAATGACTGGGTACATTTTCAGTTTGAAGGAGATGAAGAAAAGGAATTTCTGAAACTCGGACTTGAATATGAAAAGCCGGTAAAGGTATCCGATATGAATTTTCTGAGTTTCTGTGTCAAGAAGATCGCTACTGAGTTCTGCTCTGACAACAGGAACCGCGATAAGAGCATAAGCTGCTGCATGTTCCTTATTTTCAGCAAGGCAGGGGAGTGCACTGAGAAAATAGCCGAAGAAAGCCGTGAAAACTATTACGAGGTGCTTTCCACTGTGCGCAACAGGATTTACAGCAGACCGTACGAGCCGCGAACTGCGAAAGGAACTGCCCACGAAGTCAGAATGAGTACGTCAGGCTTCCAGCACCTGTATAAAAAATGTTTCGGCGTCACGCTTTTTCAGGATATTATCAGAGCAAGGATAGAATACGCGTGCATGCTTCTTGAAACCACTTCACTCAGCGCAGTTGAAATCTCACAGATGAGCGGATACAATCACTACGCTCATTTTGTCAGACAGTTTAAAGAAATGACCGGAACAAGTCCGAGTGAATACAGAAAAACACGCATATAA